The genomic DNA GGCTGGCTCAATAAGACCTAGGCTAGGATGTGAAGGTATGACATGACCATGCTGGCTAACAACAGGTACCGCCTCAGTGCCGCTAACACATCTTAACCTCACTCCCGAAAGCCTCAGCTAGCCCAGGTCTCAACCGCGCGGCTAAGCGGTGCTGGGCAGTGCAGAACCGGAGGCGGGGAGCGGTATACACAGATCTCGAATGCCAGAGACATACACGCTGGTTAGGCAAATGCAAGGGACTGGGGGTGAAAACTCAAAATGACGGTTTTTTAATGCCCGTCTTTCAGATGTAAAGGGCCAGCATCCACACGCAACCATTGTGTTTCTGCCTGCCTAGCAGGTCTGCGTAGCACCCAGGGCTGCAGGAGCAGAGCGGTCCCTGGGATGGTGCagcagggcaggagggagctggccTGGAGGCTCTGCATGCTGAGGAGGGAGCTGGCAGGTGAGTACAGCTTTTCTCTTCATTCTTAGGGGGTCTCTGCTTCCCACGTCCCAGgcaggttgtgggggaggggagaggaggaagaaggggtAACTTGGGATGGGATGAAGGTTCGGGGCATGGTGGGATGGACTCAGCATTCCAATGGAAAGTAAAACTCCAGATCCCAGCACCCCGGGGCATTCAGAACCGAGCAGTGGAGTTGGCACCCTGGCTGTATGGGTTAAACTGTGGGGCTGTGATACAAAGTGAGCTAAGGGGCTGTCACAAATTCCTTGCTGCGAGGGTCAGCCCcatcccaggggctgcagcacacTGGGTGTCTCATGGGTCTTTGCTGCTTCCCACCAAAGCAGCAGGCCAAGGCGGTTAGCAGAAACAAGCTGCTGGACTCAGGCGATGTGaactggggtggcaggaggcagGATGCCAGCAAGCGAACCCAGGTAGGGGAACTGTCTGCTCCGCAGCGAGACCTGAGTGCAGTGGTTCTGATCTGGTATTGCTGGAGTGGGACAAAGGAGTCGCTGGACCAGTGGTTCTGAGCTGCTCTGGGAAATCCTCTGTTCCAGATACTACCGGTGAGCCCTTCACATATGACCTGAAAGGCTAGCCACGCTCACGCCCAGTGCAGGCTTGCATGGAAGGATTTGCCCACAGGCTGGACTTTGCTCTTCTGTCCATGTTCATGGCACTTGCAGCCTGGACCTATGATACAGCACAACAGTTACTGGGTAATCAGGGCTGAGAACCCCCATTCTAGGATGGCCCTCGAATGGAGAAACACAGGCCTCCTGGTTTTCCCTGTAAGGTAATTTACACCCACTTGCAAGGCTCCTTTGCACTGCCAGAGTGGCGCAAAGGGGACTCAGTGTAAATGAGTTTTTGCTGGGCAATGTGGGCCAGATTTCCCAGTGcactactccagttttacactggcaTAATGGGGTTCTGcgggtgtaaaactggagtaacttcTTCTCCCCCACAATAGAACTTTCTTGGCCTGGCAACTTTGGAATGAAGGGCACTGTTGCATCAGCCCCGGTTCCGCTGAAGGGCAGCAGGGGGTTCTCTTTGCTCCAAGGAGGTGGAGCATTCTTTTGCAAGAGGCCAGTTGCCCCCGTGTTTCTGAGCTCGGCCCAACGGAGAGGGGGCAGTTAAGAACAGAACATGGTAACAATCGAGTCAGGCAGTGAATGTTTTGACATCATAGAGATTTTGGGGAAAGGCACCTTTGGGGAAGTGGTGAAAAGCTGGCGGAGGACCACGGCGAAGATGGTGGCTGTCAAAATTCTGAGGAATGATGCCTATCGGCGCAGGATCATTAAAAATGAACTGAAGCTGCTGCAGACCATGGCGGGGGTGGACTCAGAGGAGTCACACATTATCCAGTTCCACACGTTCTTCCATGATGAGTTGAAGTTCTACTTGGTCTTTGAGCTCTTGGAACAAAATCTATTTGACTTTCAGAAGGAGAACAATTTCTCTCCTCTGCCGGTCAAGCACATCCGGACAGTGACCGCCCAGGTGCTCAAAGCCCTGGCCAAGCTGAAGGAGCTTTCCATCATCCACACGGATCTGAAACCTGAGAACATAATGCTGGTTGACCAAATGAGGTACCCTTTCCGAGTCAAAGTTATTGACTTTGGGTCAGCCAGCATCTTCAATGAGGTGCGCTACGTCAAGGAGCCATACATCCAATCCCGTTTCTACCGGGCACCGGAGATCTTGCTGGGCCTACCTTTCTGTGAGAAGGTGGACGTGTGGTCTCTGGGCTGCATTATGGCAGAGCTACACTTAGGCTGGCCCCTTTACCCTGGGAACAATGAGTATGACCAGATCAGGTACATCTGCGAGACCCAAGGGATGCCCAAGCACAGCCTGCTCAATGTAGCCAGGAAAGCTCACCACTTCTTCAAGAGAAACCAGCATGCTGAACTGGTAACCCAGTGGCAGCTGAAATCCTCATCCGAGTACTTGGCAGAGACCAAGGTGAAATCTGTGGAGAGGAGGAAGTATGTTCTCAAGTCCCTGGAACAGATGGAGTCGGTGAACATCCAAAAGATGATCTACCCAGACAATGAAGCCCTGGCTGAGTACTTCGACCTGAGAAGCATGGTGGAGTTGATCAAGAGGATGCTGACCTGGGATTCACATGAGAGGATCACGCCAAGTGCAGCCCTGAAGCACCCTTTTATCTCCATGCAGCTGCTTAGACTGAGCTATGAGCTCACCCAATACTACCAGCTCTGCCTGCGGGGCTTCCAGGAGTCCATCAACCGGGAGAGCAAGGACAAGCAGAAAATGGCCTTTTGCAGTGCCATGGAAGAGGACACCTTCTACCAGGCGCAGGAGTATTTCAAGGAGGAGGAGCATGTGCATGGCATCCCTGGCCTCTCCAGCGTCCAAAGGACCATCGACCAGATGGACGATCTGAGCATCGCCGAGCCAGGCAGGGAGGCTGCCATGAACTTGTTAGGGGAAGGCGCCAGGATGGGAGCGTCTGAGTCCTCCATTCCTGCTGAAGTGGCCGACATCACCCTGGGCCACATGGGAGTGCACAAAGCCACTTACCAGAACCCCCAGTTAAACCACGAGCAGCATCAAGAGCCAATCCAGGCCTATTACGGAAGCCGGCATGGCAGCTCCAAACACCGCAAGCACCCTCGTCACACTAAGTCCGACCCCACTTTTGGGAACTTGATCCTACTGGGACAGCAGTCTCCTGGGGATACCGTCAGCTGGGAAAATGAGAGCAATGCCGGCATCTCCCCTgttgcctcctccctccccgagccAAGCAGTCTGGATGATCAGAGACATCCACTTTCTCCCACCACTAAGGTACCAGGGACAGGTCCATTTTGGCTGGGGAGGAGCTGTGTTGTTTCATTATTAGGAGTCACCCTTCTTGGGGTCAGCTGAGatagggtttgcaccagtgcttTACAGATAAACCAGAGATCTACAAGAATCTACCTGGACCTATAAGGAAGATTTACAAGGCAGATCTTTGAGCACAGTAGATACAGGAATCTACCTTGATATTCCCACAACGAAACAAGGGATGGGCCAagacccagctcctcaaaggtagacacctaactccctttgattaCATGGGAGTGAAGCGCCTAATacagtacctttgaggatctgaccctaagTGACCACTAGCTGTCCTTCCCCATTGTGGTGATTGATCTATCCAACCCCATATaaaccccctctatctatctatccccatccaccccctctatctatccccatccacccctcttaTCTATCTGTCTAACCCCaaccaccccatctatctatctatcccctccacccatctatctatccccatccaccccatctatctatccatccccatccaccccatctatctatccccatccaccccttctatctatctatctatccccacacacactctctatCTAACCCCatacactccctctatctatccccatccaccccctctatctatccccatccacccctcttaTCTATCTGTCTAACCCCaaccaccccatctatctatccatccccatccaccccatctatctatccccatccaccccttctatctatctatctatccccatccaccccatctatctatcctcatccaccccttctatctatctatctaaccccaaccaccccatctatctatctatctatctatccccacacacactctctatCTAACCCCATACActccctctatccatccccaacccccccccctctatctatctaactAACTAACCCCATAtactccctctatctatctatccccatccacccctcttaTCTATCGGTCTAACCCCAAccactccatctatctatctatccccatccacccctcttatctatctatctaacctcaaccaccccctctatctatctatctatccccatccaccccttctatctatctaaCCCCAAccactccatctatctatccccatccaccccctctatctatccccatccacctctcttatctatctatctaaccccaaccaccccatctatctatctatctatccccacacacactctctatCTAACCTCATACACTCCCTCTatgtctatctatccccatccacccctcttaTCTATCGGTCTAACCCCAAccactccatctatctatctatccccatccaccccctctatctatccccatccacccctcttatctatctatctaacctcaaccaccccctctatctatctatctatccccatccagccCTTCTATCTATCTAACCCCaaccaccccatctatctatctgtccccacacacactctctatCTAACCCCATACACTCCCTCTATGTATTCCCATCCACCCCTTctgtctatctaatctatctatccatccccaaccaccccctctatctatctaactAACCCCATAtactccctctatctatctaatctatccccacccaccccttctatCTATCGATCTACACTGATCACCTAGCTGCCAGTAGATCTCTCATTCTTCTTATTCATCGTTTAGATACCATCCCAATTATTAATTATCATCATATAGTGCCAAGAAGTGTCAACAATGAAGCCCCATTGTGTTAGACATTGCACCTACTCAAAGAGGAAGGCAGATCTGCGCTACAAATAGCTGATGGTCTGACAGGCCAACAGGCAGACAAACTCAACCTCAACCCAATTCTGTGTGCAACCAAAGATCAGACATTCACTGGAGGGTGGAGAGGAGAAGTTCCTCGGAAAGATGGTTAGTTTTGATTGGAGTTTTGGGGTGAGAGCATGTTCAGTGATTGCTCTGGGTCAGACTGAGGCCAGCAGACGAAGCAATCTGTTCTGGAGACACGGTGTACCTCTAAAGCATAGGGGTATTTAAGCCTTGGCTTCTGCCCTAAAACAGAAGTCTTATTATTTGTGATGTGCACTGTGGTAGTGTCTAGGGGCCTCAACCGAGCTCAGGACCCCATGATTGTTGATATTATTTATTCTACAATGCCCACAAGTGCCCTGCACTTAACACAGAAAAGACACTGAAGAAAGGTCCCTGCCcaaggaacttacaatctaagggcccagttctgcaaagaCTTGGGCACACGTTTAACTTTATGCTTCAGTGGAACCCCTCCTGTACGTGAAGCGAAGCACAagtgtctttgcaggatcagggccaaataAACCCAGATCCTGCAATGGGATTAGCATTGGCAGAGCTTGCATGGAGCTCCTCTGACTCAACTAGGTTGGTGTCAACCTGTTTGGActtggtgcaggatcagggtccaaGACTGTTCATGTCTAAGCTGCTGCACCCTAAACCAGGATTGCCCAAACTCTGCCCCGAGACGGACTGCGATGGTAACTCATCAGCACGCCAGGGTCTGCGGCTAATGTATGATTATTTGTTGATTGATTGGCTGTTTGTGTACAAAACCAACTGCAGCCTCTCTGCCTGATCTTTGATGGCTATGACTGGTCCCATCAGCCAAAGATCTGCTTCCCTATCAAAAAAGCCAGTGGCCACGAGTCATGCTGTAGAAAACCCATCTTCCGTGCTGTGGTCACCTCTGCACTAGCACAGTGCCCCTGCAGTTTCTGATGTCAGTTGGGTTCATTATTAGGATTTAAGGACAGCTGAACCATAGCCAGAGATGCAACAACAACAGGGAGGCTGGGAAAAGCTTAATTTAAcccaacattttatttaaaagcttACCCTGCAGATGAGGCGCTCTTGAGTCTTGACTGGCTCAGCGGGGActacctccttccctcctctttgTCCTGATTGGTGGCCTGGCTGAAGCTTTCCTTGTCCCTACTGGAGATACAGATGCTAATTAATGTCCATTCAAATGGGGCTGTTGGGTGCTATATGGCCTCATGTGAAAAGAAACTATTCCGACCCTGGGAAACAGCTGAGTCAGAgacctctgggctgccctgtcCCTGAGATAATGTGCTTGTCTACCTTGGTGTTTGCCTGGCTGTGTTAGTGTCCAAATTCTCAGCGTGTGTGAACAGGCAAAGCTGTACTGCACTCACTGGAGCTCTGAGGATCTAGGGGTTTAGTGCTGCTACACCAGGAGCTGGAGTGCCCTGTTTAGACAAGGCCGGAGCCCCAAGCAGCAGCCTTGCTCTCCAGTCTCAGCAGCAAGGTCAGTTTTTTGGCCTGGTGTCCCTCTCAAGCCTCTACTTCTCATGCCCTTCTCTCACCCGCAGAGAGCCCAGCCGGAGCTGCCCGACCCCGAGCCGCAGCTGCCCAGCGCCAGCACATGGCTGAGCGGTGATGACTGGCTGAttgagaggagcagggagagagccCACATCAAGAGCACGCTCCACCACACGCCGAACAGGCACCAGCCCTACCTGCAGCACATCGCGAGCCACCACTGAGCCCGGGGCAGCCCGCAGGAGGGACAGGCCAGGCAGAGGCACACCCCCCCAGACCCCTTTGCAGAGTCATTTGTAGCCATTAAATTATAGACTGTTCCCGCCTCAATGCCGTTTACTCATGAAACCCAAAGCTACCTCCCTATTACTGAGCAGTATGAAACCCGGACTGCCCCGAGgccgctgggctgggctgcggTGCCATACCAGGGCAGGAAGTCCATCTAAGGGAAGGCCAAGGCCACTCCTGCATGGGGACAGCAGTCAGCCGGGGGCATGTGGGCGTCACCCTGGGGCCGGCTCATTTCATCTCAATAAATGATTTATCAGTGGCAGAGTGTTGAATGTATATTGTTATGGGATGGaaaccagccccccagccccattaTCTCACTTCTCTCCCCATACCCCACCCCCAGCAAGGACAGCCCAGGGGTCAGCACCcatccaccctgccctgcccccagacgAGGCTGGCCCAGggaccagccccaccccccacccccaggcgaGGCCGGCCCAGGggccagccccccacacccaccccaccccgcccccagacGAGGCTGGCCCagggaccagccccccccccacccccaggcgaGGCCGGCCCAGGggccagccccccacacccaccccaccccgcccccagacGAGGCCAGCCCAGGGGCCAGCCCCCGacctccacccaccccacccccaggcgaGGCCGGCCCAGGggccagccccccacacccaccccaccccgcccccaggcGAGGCTGGCCCAgggaccagcccccccccacccccaggcgaGGCCGGCCCAGGGGCcagccccccacatccacccaccccgcccccaggcGAGGCCGGCCCAGGGGccaggcccccacccccacccaggggccagccccacagctgcccctccccctgccccatctgaGGGGCGCAGAAGCTGGTAAACAACCAACTGCCACTTGATGCCGGGATGTACCATTCTCCGCCTGGATGGGGGTGCGCAAACCTACAGGCTTTATTACCACCCTGATTAGAAAAATCACCACACCAGGGGCTCTGAGGAAAGGGTCTGCGCCTTGTGTTCTCGCTGGGAAATGACCTAGGGGGGTCTATTGCCCGCTCCCCCCGTCAGTGAAATGGTTCCTTCCTAGGAGTGAGTGCCCGCCCCAGCAGCAACGTGCTGGAGTGAACCATTGCATTGGTGGGGGCGatgggagcagctggccagggctGATCACCGAATGGAAATTATTActggtattattttattatttacccAAGCTGTTTACTTAGTCTGCACCGTGTGCTTAGGgtgatttttaaataaacctggatattttgggggaggaggcacctttctccctccccctttccagGGGAATGGTACCTTCCCAGTGCTATTTAATTGAGTGGCTgggccccaggcagctcccccagggctgggccCATGTCAGGCCGGGGTTTGGGGGCAGCCTCGCTGTCCTGTAACATAATCACGGGGATGAACCAGGCCATCGTGGCATCATGGTGATGTCATAAAGGCAGTGATGTCATCCCAGTGACACATCGGGACATTGTGATGTCACAGTGATGTCATGGGGGCAGTGATGGGTCACAGTGAGCCCCACTAGCTAATGCTTCAGGACTCCTGGAGGACTTGGTTTAGCTCTTAGAAGGGGCAGGGCCGGAGGCTGCTTTGCATGTGGGGCTCTGGCACCCCCTACACTGACTGCGTTTTCTCAAGATCTTGAGGGTCATTCGCCACAGAGCAACAGCTGgtttccccaggccctgctgccacAAGCTCAGCCTCTCTCCTGGGCAGTCTGGAATTGCTCTGGCTCAGGCTGGTGAGGTTGTGCCATGTTTCCTTAGTGAGCCGCACAAGCCCTGGAGTAAGCAGCCGAGTACCCAGGGGAGAAGCAAGCGACAGAACGGCTTGTACCCAACCATCTCACACGGCAGAACTTCGCCGTTACCCCTGGCTGGCTGGTTCCCTCTGCCTTGCGCCCTGGTAAATCCTTTACAACCTCTGCAAGGTGATTACAAAACGCTGAGCAAACGGAGCGGTCTGATGAGATGGTGTTTTACACCTGCTCACTCTGGTGTTCCTGACTTCACAAGTGCAGGGTAAGTCCAGTGAACCTAAACTCAGCCAGCAAAACTATTTAAACAGGATTTGCTGAGGCTCATCACCAGCCATCCAAGGATTTGGCAAGTAGCGTAGTGCAAGCCCCACCCCAGGTCAGTCTAGAGCAGCCCTGATTTTCTGTACCTTGTGTCACTATCTACACCCGTGCAAAGCGGATGcagcctgggggaattctgtttCTAGTGACACTGTGCAATAGCCACATGATTAGGATTAAGACATTTTATCATTTGTGCGCCCAGATTACATTAAACTGACACACGAGGGGATTTTTTTGCATATTATTTTTCCCTCCTGATATCACTGCAGGGCAGAGTGAAGGTTGTGGAGGTGCCTTAACGGTGTATTTCTTATGCGCACAGGTTTGGCCTTCTGTGGAGTGTAACATGAGCTGTGAATTGCCAGGGTTCATAATGCTGGGTTTGGGGAGAATTGCAACATCTTTGTGTCTCAATATGTCTATGCTGTTGCCTCTGTGTGCAAGAGACCCTTCCAAGCACCGATGCCAAAGCCAGAGGGCAGCTACAGACGCTTCAAAGAGCAGTGACCATTGGGCCAAGAAATCTGACAGTGAGAACTCTGCATGCAGGGTTGTGGTAGCcgggtcagtcccaggatatgagacagacaaggtgggtgagagaatagtttttattggaccaacttgtggtGTTCTTGGCacttctccagcctcccagtaGCACTGAGTCTCTCATAGACATAGACTCATGGCTGCAAACTAGCTGGACAGGAAAGGTGGGGTTACCTCTGTCACACTGGGCCCAGCTAACTTCTCTGTAACCTCTCCCATCACAATACTGAATCATGTTGCTTCCTTACAACCTATTGCTTCCAACAGAGCTTCGGCACCAGAGTTCCATTCACGTTAACCTGATGGAAAGTTTGAAATAGCTACATTATTCTGTTCAGCTCATTTGGGACAAAGAAAAGAGTGACACCAGCTAATTTTTTAGAAGAACCAGTTGTGTATTAATTTGAATGTGTGAATTAACAAATGGATTTACATGGAAATTCTCAGAGTCATTCTGCATTCAGAGAGGAAATACAGTATGCTTGAGGAGGGCACACTACATTTTTCTTACAATATAAAGATGCTGAATCCCTGCTTTGAGTACAAAATGGAACTCCACCTTTACCTGAATGCACTTCCATAACTGGTGACTTTATTCAAACCTATTTGCTGTTCTCCTCCTCAAGTTTTCAGCTATTGAGTTAATGCTTTCCTTGTTCCCTGCGAGACCCTGCTACAGAGCCCTGCCTTGGAGTGAATTTTTGGAAGATCATATCAATTCATGGAGAGTAAATGATCCattggtgaaattcacccccggGCAGAGGGGCAGCACAAGACCTAGGCATCAGTTCAGTTACTGCATAAGTATTTAAACTAGGGCTGCAGTAGGACATCAGTGGTTCCCTGGCCATGCCTTGTCCCTCTGAACATTGATGAATTCCATCCTGTGTCCGTATATATGTTCTCTTTGTATAGCTCCCCCTGTGTAACTCGCTGTATCTTCCTTCCGAATGGACTGAAAATACAGACACAAATTAGACTTTACTAGCACCTCCCATCTCCTGGCACCTGTATACAAACCCTTTGACGGGGATCTGGACAATTACATATCAGACGCTATGGAAGCCCATTCCACTGGCCTACACATGAAAGTTCCTGCTCAGTTCAGCACAGAGGGAAAGCAGCAGCGGGGTGTGGTAGAGAAAAGGATGAactctccccagcctggctcagCTGTTAGTGTTTGAAGATGGGGTGTCCTTGTGATCCAGAGAGACACCAGGGCTCAAAAAATGGCTAATGCCATTGCAGATAAACCAAAGGGGCTAGCAAGAAACCAGGTGACGCCGGATATTTCAGGCCCTGGAAGGGACATGTCAACCCCACCATGTTTGCAGTGCTGGGGGAGCCATGCCGCTCTGATGTGTATCCTTGACATGCTGTAGCCGGGTTGTTCTGTGATGCCAGGATTTCCTTCCGTCAGTCCTCAGCGGCGTAGCCTCCTAGTGACCTCTGCAGATGTTTCCCCACTGGCCCAAGGTGCTGATGTCACTGCTGTATTTGGAGTTCCAGTCCCGTTCGAACACGGCCTGGAGTTGTTCCCGCACTGTGAGCTCGCCCTGGGCATTCGTGTCGCTCTGGTTCACCACAAGCGCAGATCCTGCTGTTCTGACAAAATAGTCTCCTGACCAATTGGAGGTACCTtcggggagaaggaggagagagcTTATCGCACCTGCCGGCCCAAACGCCATCATGACGctggcagccctgggctctcccataTCGGACACGTCTGTTCTACCAACCCAGGCATGTCCGAAGACAAGAGTCTCTGCTGGGTGTGCCGCCTGCCCCAGCATTTCCTGGGTACGCCACCAGCCTGCAATTCTCAGCCAGGTCCTCCTCTCCTCTTGTCCTAACTAGGAacgtgccctccccccccccgagtccagcACCACGGCGTGCAGCTGCTGTTCTCTCCTGTGCACTGACGGGGAGCACGGACCGGCCAGGAGCGGGCCCCTCCGCTGGCTCCCTGTGTGTTTCAGCCTTGAGTTCAAAGCTGCCCACTTCACGGCTTTGCTGCTGTCCTGACCCTACAGCCCCCGGGCCCAAGTCTCACTCCCACGAAGGCCCCATTAAACCATTCTGGCAGTGTGTAAAAGGGCCTTGCAGCGAGTGGGAATGGCCCCTGAGCAGCCCCCTGCGTGGGTCTCAGCCCCTGGCCTTGGGGTGCGGCCGGAGTGCCCAGCACCCGGGCTAGTCTCTGCTCCCCAGAGGCTGCGAGAAGCACAAGGTAAATCAGAGCAGACTCAGGCCCCTTGTAAGGGTCTCCCCCCGCACGCAGGAGGGAGGTAGCTGAGAATCGTACCACTGGCCTCTCGCTCTGCCCCCCTCCTCGTTCCCGGGGCCAGCTAGTTtcaccttcctgcccccccccgtccATGCAAGGGCGTCTCCGGGGCCGGCAGTCGGAGTCTGTGCCGCCGCGCTGCCTCGCCATCTCCTGTCAAATCTTGGCTGGACCCACCACAGCCTTGCTGGCCTAGAGCTCCGGCGCTCTCCCGGGCTCTGGGTGATTTGGTATGTAACTGAACTATATTATCCCGTGTGCAGGGAGATGGTTTGTCAGTGCAACAGGGAGGAAGGATACAGGACGTATTTAATAGTGGCGGTAGGGAGGCGTCAGCAGCGGCGGTTCGATCCTTCGGGGTCTACTCACCAATATAGGCCACCTTGTCGGTGACCATGTACTTATTGTGGTTGACTCTTGCGTAGGGGATCTTGGCTTGTGTTTCATTGACTGGAATGGTGAAGAGCCTCTTCAGATGGAAGGGAGGAAAACAAAGACCCCACAGGATGAGTGTCCTAACGCATCAGTGCACCGCAAACACCGGCCGTGAAAGAGCCGCTCTGAACCCATAGCCTGTGGTGTGGAGACCAGGCCTAGGTGGACAAAGCCCCAGGTCCTGATTCTCTGGCCCCTGCACCATGTGCAGCCACTGCCGAGGGAATGTAAAATGCTCCCACCTTGCCCGCTCTTTGTACTGGTGTCCATGGCGGCCCAACAAGCAGGGCAACAGCAGCGAATTAACCCTTAGAATTGTCTCAGAACAGCACGTGCCTACGGTGCAGCTCACCCGAGAATCCAGCTGCTGCGGACCAGACCGTGCAGATCTACCCCAAACCGACTCCCAGTCACAGCACTGGCCGGGCTGCTGTGCTTCCCTCACAGCTGATTCCAGGACACGCGCTCCCCAGAGAACCCTGCTCAGAGGCAGCACTGCGTGATCAGCGAGGT from Mauremys mutica isolate MM-2020 ecotype Southern chromosome 15, ASM2049712v1, whole genome shotgun sequence includes the following:
- the HIPK4 gene encoding homeodomain-interacting protein kinase 4, with amino-acid sequence MVTIESGSECFDIIEILGKGTFGEVVKSWRRTTAKMVAVKILRNDAYRRRIIKNELKLLQTMAGVDSEESHIIQFHTFFHDELKFYLVFELLEQNLFDFQKENNFSPLPVKHIRTVTAQVLKALAKLKELSIIHTDLKPENIMLVDQMRYPFRVKVIDFGSASIFNEVRYVKEPYIQSRFYRAPEILLGLPFCEKVDVWSLGCIMAELHLGWPLYPGNNEYDQIRYICETQGMPKHSLLNVARKAHHFFKRNQHAELVTQWQLKSSSEYLAETKVKSVERRKYVLKSLEQMESVNIQKMIYPDNEALAEYFDLRSMVELIKRMLTWDSHERITPSAALKHPFISMQLLRLSYELTQYYQLCLRGFQESINRESKDKQKMAFCSAMEEDTFYQAQEYFKEEEHVHGIPGLSSVQRTIDQMDDLSIAEPGREAAMNLLGEGARMGASESSIPAEVADITLGHMGVHKATYQNPQLNHEQHQEPIQAYYGSRHGSSKHRKHPRHTKSDPTFGNLILLGQQSPGDTVSWENESNAGISPVASSLPEPSSLDDQRHPLSPTTKRAQPELPDPEPQLPSASTWLSGDDWLIERSRERAHIKSTLHHTPNRHQPYLQHIASHH